One window from the genome of Candidatus Methylomirabilis sp. encodes:
- a CDS encoding tyrosine-type recombinase/integrase, which yields MGIYKRGKTWWIDYYYQGERVRERVGPNKQTAEDALDARKGEIAQGRFNLQAARPSPLLEDFAKEYLEWARLHHRTADNTEASRLRILLAHFPGKRLRDLTPWLIEGYKHERARALRTHPTRRGKVKPQAEERPRPPIRPATVNRELAVLSSLLTKAVEWAKLAEHPMKGGKVRRLPQHNLKERILTPEEETRLLKASGPEFQDLISLALDTGMRLGELVGLTPAGVDLARAEVRLQHTKNRKERRIPLTARAVGILTDRARGRAPDAPYFPSRPGKRPWRLASAFGRACTQAEITGLRFHDLRHTFATRLIQAGVDLVTVRELLGHGDLRMTSRYTHASRQSCRQAIAALEREASDSHKTVTTRKGRGKARQLSSGF from the coding sequence ATGGGTATCTACAAGCGCGGCAAGACCTGGTGGATTGACTACTACTACCAGGGCGAGCGGGTGCGGGAACGCGTCGGCCCGAACAAGCAGACGGCGGAGGACGCCCTCGATGCCCGCAAAGGGGAGATCGCCCAGGGGCGGTTCAACCTCCAGGCGGCCCGCCCGAGCCCCTTGCTAGAGGACTTCGCCAAGGAGTACCTGGAGTGGGCCCGGCTGCACCACCGGACCGCGGACAACACCGAAGCCTCTCGCCTCCGGATCCTCCTCGCCCACTTCCCGGGCAAGCGCCTCCGCGATCTGACCCCCTGGCTCATCGAGGGGTACAAGCACGAGCGGGCCCGGGCACTCAGGACCCATCCGACCCGGCGGGGCAAGGTGAAGCCCCAGGCCGAGGAGCGGCCCCGGCCACCCATCCGACCCGCCACGGTGAACCGCGAGCTCGCGGTCCTCTCCAGCCTCCTCACCAAGGCTGTAGAGTGGGCGAAGCTGGCCGAGCACCCGATGAAAGGTGGCAAAGTCCGCCGACTCCCGCAGCACAACCTCAAGGAGCGAATCCTCACCCCCGAGGAAGAGACCCGGCTCCTGAAGGCCTCCGGCCCGGAGTTTCAGGACCTCATCTCCCTCGCCCTCGACACAGGGATGCGCCTGGGAGAGCTGGTCGGCCTCACGCCGGCCGGCGTGGACCTCGCCCGGGCCGAGGTGCGCCTCCAGCACACGAAGAACCGGAAGGAGCGCCGGATCCCCCTCACGGCGCGCGCCGTGGGGATCCTCACCGACCGGGCCCGGGGCCGCGCGCCCGACGCGCCCTACTTCCCCTCGCGCCCGGGCAAGCGACCCTGGCGCCTGGCCTCGGCCTTCGGCCGGGCCTGCACCCAGGCGGAGATCACCGGCCTCCGGTTCCACGACCTGCGCCACACTTTCGCCACCCGCCTGATCCAGGCCGGCGTGGATCTCGTCACGGTCCGGGAGCTCCTCGGGCACGGGGATCTCCGGATGACCAGCCGGTACACCCATGCGAGCCGCCAGAGCTGCCGCCAGGCCATCGCCGCCCTGGAGCGGGAGGCGAGCGACAGTCACAAAACGGTCACAACGAGGAAAGGCAGGGGGAAGGCCAGGCAACTAAGTAGCGGATTCTGA